The genomic region tgtccttgagcttgaCGATGTAGCTCCCCTTGATGACATCGGCAGTAGGGTTGCCttcgacgggcgcggcgacggccaaggaggcgagggccgccgtAGCGGTGACGACAGACTTGAAGAACATGGCCGAGCGACTGGATGAAGAGGGCGTCCAAGTGAGTCTGCGTTGCGCTTGAGTGTCAACGCCATTGTAGGTTTCTCGtggacggcctcgggctTTATACTTGGAGATCGGATCCGTAACGCGGCCGTATCGACTTGGCAGAATGGTCTGAGCCATCTGCCTTACTGCTCAGTTGTCGGTCCTCGAGGCGATCGTCCACGAGTTCCGACCGTGATGTCGCTCCGGA from Purpureocillium takamizusanense chromosome 12, complete sequence harbors:
- a CDS encoding Oryzin (COG:O~EggNog:ENOG503NU05) encodes the protein MAQTILPSRYGRVTDPISKYKARGRPRETYNGVDTQAQRRLTWTPSSSSRSAMFFKSVVTATAALASLAVAAPVEGNPTADVIKGSYIVKLKDNVATDAHMSWVNGIHARSTEKAEFAGVKYQYTSKASMGILATSIMVPLPRSCPVLMLRTSKRT